In the Streptomyces sp. NBC_00193 genome, CCTGTCCACCTGGCTGCGCTCCGTCGGTGCACATGCCGTGACCAACCGGGGGCTGGGGGCGTCGCTGATGCGCGACGCGGCCCCAGCGCCGGGTGAGACCTGCCACGACATGATCACCCGTGCCGGAGACGCCCTCCTTGCACGCGCCCGGGAGGCGAACGCCGTACGCCCCGAGATCACGACCGGCCGGCTGCTGAAACTCGTCGGCGCCATCGCGCTGGCCACCGAGCAGGACACCGACGGCCCGGCCGAGGCCGACCTCCTGCTGGAGATCGCCATCGACGGCGTACGCGCACGCTGACCCCGGCTCCACCGCGCCGCCAGGGGCCGCTACGGGGCGCGGTGGACGCGGGCGAGGACGAGAACCGTGTCGTCGACCGGTGGAGTGGGCAGCAGGCTCGCCAGGATGTGGTCCGCCATCGCCTCCAACGGCCCCGGAGCCCTGCCCAGTTCGGCACGCAGTGCGCCCAGACCGGCCTCGATGTCCCGGCCGCGCGCCTCGATGAGACCGTCGGTGTACAGAGCGAGGGTCGCGTGCGCGGGGAGTTCGACCTCGGTCGTCCGGAAGGGGAAGCCGCCGACCCCGAGGGGGACTCCCAGGACTTCGTCGATGGTCTCCACCGTGCCGTCCGGCCGGAGCACCAGGGGCGGGGGGTGGCCGGCGCCGGCGATGCGGGCGCGGCCGGTCCCCGGGTCGTAGACGAGGTACAGGCACGTCGCCAGCTCGATGCCGGCCTCCTGGGCGCACGCGTCGAGCTCGGTGAGCAGCTCGGCGGGCTCGCTGTGGTGCCTGGCCAGGGCCTTGGTGGTGATGCGGAGGCGGCCCATGGCCGTGGCGGCCGACACCCCGTGCCCCATCA is a window encoding:
- a CDS encoding TetR/AcrR family transcriptional regulator, which gives rise to MPKDAATPPRRPLRADARRNADKILAAAGALIAEHGADASLEEVARRAGVGSATLHRHFPSRQALLEAVFKGRVEALCARADELLAEPDPGQALSTWLRSVGAHAVTNRGLGASLMRDAAPAPGETCHDMITRAGDALLARAREANAVRPEITTGRLLKLVGAIALATEQDTDGPAEADLLLEIAIDGVRAR